The Malus domestica chromosome 13, GDT2T_hap1 genome includes a window with the following:
- the BZIP8 gene encoding transcription factor HY5-like (The RefSeq protein has 1 substitution, 1 frameshift compared to this genomic sequence) — MLSISSSSSSLEQLQQVQQPSGSSSSRPPHPSLLLHSNTKNSNKLDVPWFWSLDDDDDDGDNVPEESDEDMFTVPDVEALPPPNNSINNAASTIAKATSNNNNPDAQSGFPAKRRRGRNPVDKEYRRLKRLLRNRVSAQQARERKKVYVNDLESRAKELDDRNSKLEEKISTLVNENAMLRKVLMNTRPKVDESIEQKQGSVK; from the exons ATGTTAtccatctcctcctcctcctccagttTGGAGCAACTACAGCAAGTACAGCAGCCATCTGGTTCTTCTTCCTCGAGGCCTCCTCatccttctcttcttcttcatagTAACACCAAGAGCAGTAACAAACTAG ACGTTCCTTGGTTTTGGTCAttggatgatgatgatgatgatggtgataATGTTCCAGAAGAGAGCGATGAAGATATGTTCACGGTTCCGGACGTGGAGGCGTTGCCCCCTCCTAATAATAGTATTAATAATGCGGCCTCTACAATCGCCAAAGCCACCAGTAACAACAACAACCCAGATGCCCAGTCTGGCTTTCCGGCCAAGCGCCGCCGAGGCCGAAATCCGGTCGATAAGGAGTACAGGCGACTGAAGAG ATTGCTAAGGAACAGGGTGTCTGCTCAACAAGCCCGGGAGAGGAAAAAGGTTTACGTCAACGATCTGGAATCAAGAGCCAAAGAATTGGATGATAGGAATTCAAAGTTGGAAGAAAAGATCTCTACGCTTGTCAATGAAAACGCCATGCTTCGAAAG GTTCTTATGAACACAAGGCCAAAAGTGGACGAAAGTATTGAGCAAAAGCAA GGATCAGTTAAGTAA